cctctgcctcccagagtgctgggatgcaccaccactcccggctccaaACCTTAattctttcttgaggtttttgttttggaggtaggatctccctctagcccaggctgatctggaattcactatgtagtcccaggctggccttgaactcagagatcttacctcaagtatggggattaaaggtatgcaccaccgcaTGAcagtacccccccccaaaaaattaaaggCACATAATTTGCATAAAACTGGGAATAAGCTAGGTGTGGCagaccacacctttaatcccagcatttgggaggcaaaggtaggaggattgccttgggttcgaagccaccctgagactacatagtgaattgaattccaggtcagcctgggtcgaCCTAAGTGAGCaggagaccctactttaaaaaacaaaagccaaagcctggcgtggtggcgcacgcctttaatcccagcactcaggaggcagaggtaagaggatttacatgagttcaaggccaccctgagatgacagagttaattccaggtcagcctggaccagagtgagaccctacctcaaaaaaccaaaaaaaacaaaacaaaaacaaaagccaagatggtggtgtaagcctttaattccagcacttaggaagcaggaggaataggatcaccatgagttcaaggccagcctgagaatacatagtgaattccaggtcagcctgagctacagtgagaccctatgtaaaaaaatttttaaaaatttaaaaacgtttggggagattgttcagtggttaaggcacttgcctgcaaagcctaaggatggggattcaattcaccagtacccacataaagatgcacAAGTAGTACTCATACCTAGAGTTCacctgcagtagctagagggcctggcgcacacattctcagtctctcggcttgcaaataagttttttaaaaagggtggtggcgcacgcctttaattccagcactggggggggggggcagaggtaggaggatcaccatgagttcgaggccacccagggatgacagtgaattccatgtcagcctgcgctagtgagaccctaccttggaaaacaaaaacaagtgaaatggcttaccagttaaggtgcttgcttgcaaagccaaagtacccaggtttgatttcccagtacccacgtgaagccagatgcacaaggtggcacaaatctggagtttgtatggagtagctagaggccctgatgagcccattctcacactctccctgtttcttgctctcaaatatgaaaaaaaaaaaaaaaacccttggccgggcgtggtggtgcacgcctttaatcccagcactcaggaggcagaggtaggaggatcgccgagtgttcgaggccaccctgagactgagactacatagtgaattccagtgagaccctacctcaaaaaaacaaaacaaaacaaaaaaaccttgagtttggtggcccacgcctttaatcccagcactcaagaggcagagaaaaggctcaccatgagtttgaagccactctgagactacaaagtgaattccagatcagtctgagctacagtgagaacctatatagaaaacccaaaggaaaaaaaaaatcttaactctactggcatggtggtgtacgcctttaatctcagcacttgggagacagaagtaggaggatcaccttgagttgaagccaccctgagactacatagtgaatgccaggccagcctgtgctacagtgaaaccctacctcggaaaaaaattttttcctaattcttaaaaaaaaaaaaaattaaactgagcGTAGTAGCCCAcgcattcaatcccagcactcagagccagaggtgggaggatcatggtgagttcgaggccctacctcaaaaacaaaataataaaataatcaaagaatgGGCTCAATGCTCGATTAGGGgcgtgtagctcagtggtagagcacttgccttagcatgcatgaggctctagAATCAAGATTATGCCGATTGAATCCTGGGAGATCAGAGGGCTGCATGCTTGTTAGgccaagccctctaccactggGCCACACACGCAGCTTCCGCCTTCCGCACCATCAtaggaaatgctttttttttttttttttgagatagggtctcaccctagcccaggttgacctcgaatttacagtaatcctcctacctctgcctccttgagttttgggattaaaggcttgtgccaccacgcccagcctatttCCTTAATTGTGAAAGAATATTTCTAAAAATCAACTCAACATGCATAAAGACAAAgcattgccaggagtggtggtgcacgcctttaatcccggcactcgaggtgaggtaggaggatcacagtgagttcgaggccacgctgagactacatcgtgaattccaggtcagcctgagctacagtgagaccctacattaaaagggggtgtaaaaaaaaaaaaaagaaagaaaaaagaaaacaaacacagaattgattaaaaaaaaaccaaacatttatTCAGCGCTATGATCAGACTATTACATTTAGCAATCAACAGcatgggtgaaaaaaaaaagtttacattaAAACCCTTTGTTGGAGGAATGCACTATACTTTCCACAGAACTGAAACTAAAATAACCTGTTATACAATTTGTCACAAATACAGTCCttgagagttgttttttttttttctttttctttttctttttttttcttttcttgcccaTACACACGAGTATTGTTCTATCACATGTCTTCTTCGCCCTGCCACCACTGTGACCCGTAGCTTCCCGGTCACTTCTCTGGTTCTCCTCTCTTGCTAAGCTTGGTGTCCGGGGCAGTAATTAAAATCTTCCCCCACGGCCAtaactactgctgctgctgctgctgctggaaccgccatAGCCACCTTGGTTTTGTGGTCTGGCAAAATACTGGTCTGAACCGCCATAGGGGCCCGAGCTCCTGCCCCCAAAGTTTCCTCCTTTCATGGGTCCGAAATTCGAAGCTAGGTGGTTGTAACTGCAGAACTCCTGGTAGCTTCCACTACCGCCGCCaaagctgcctctgcctcctcctcctctgtggtTATAGCCGTCATAGCTGCCACCCCAGCCGTAGCCACTGCCCTGGTTCCCATAGCCCTGTCCACCTCTTCCATAGCCTCGGCTTCCTCCAGAGTAACCAGGGCCGCCTCCTCCATAGCCACCATCGAAACCAAATCCATCATAGCCGTCCCCACCGTCGTCGCCATATCCGCCACCACCAAAGCCTCCACAACCAAAATCGTCACCGCCACCAAAACCACGTCCACGGCCGCCAAAGTTTCCAGAGCCACTGGGACCTCTTTGGCTGGACGAAGCCATCTCTTGCTTCGACAGGGCTTTACTTACTTCACAGTAGCGGCCATTCACCGTGTGGTGCTTCTGGATGACGATCTTATCCACGGTGTCAGGGTCATCAAAGGTCACGAAGGCGAAGCCCCTCTTCTTGCCGCTGTCCCGGTCGGTGAGGATCTCAACGGCTTCGATCTTGCCGTACTGCTCGAAGTAGTCACGCAGGTGATGCTCCTCCGTCTCCTCCTTGATGCCGCCGACGAAGATCTTCTTCACGGTCAGGTGGGCCCCGGGTCTCTGCGAGTCTTCCCTGGACACGGCCCTCTTCAGCTCCACCACTCGCCCGTCCACCTTGTGGGGCCTGGCGTTCATGGCCGCGTCCACCTCCTCCACGCTGGAGTAGGTCACGAAGCCGAAGCCCCGCGGGCGCTTGGAGTTGGGGTGTCGCATCACCACGCAGTCGGTGAGCGTGCCCCACTGCTCGAAGTGGCGCTTCAGACTCTCGTCGGTGGTTTCGAAGTTCAGCCCGCCGATGAAGAGCTTCCGGAGCTGTTCGGGCACCTTCGGCGACTCGGATTCGGACATGACGGCGGTGAGAGGAGAAGCGGCTTTCGGGCGGCCGACGCTTCCAGCGAAGGGGGGGAGGAAATAAAGAAGCACGACCGCACgcggaaggcaggaaggaaggaaaggaaggaagggacggaGCCCGGGAACGTGCCTCGGCGGCCCACAGGAAGAAGAGAGCGAGCCCAGGAACTTCCCGGCCGGCCCACCTTCAGACTCGCCGAGTTATCCCGCCTCTCCGCGCTCGCGTTGGAAGAGCCCGCCCTCCGCCTGCTGTGATTGGACAGTTCAAATTTCATCATCTTTCTATTGGTCAACGTGGCCGCGCTCTCGATGACGCGCGGGCTCCGCCATTGGACTCATTTCATTGGTGGCtgagtagttgtttttttttgtttggttggttttgttttttttcgagttagggtctagCTCTGGCCCTGGCTGGCCGGGAGCACGTTTTTGTACTATGGCGAGAGcttacctcgaaaataaataaacagattacAAGTATTGGAGTACATTTTTTTGGCAGATGTAATTTCAAGATAGCAGGGCGCCCAGGCACTGGAATAGTTACACTGTCCAAGTCTGCTGTGATAGAGAGAATTAAGTGGAgaagaaagatgggggggggggggtttccatAAAAGTGTAGTTTAGCAAGGTAAGGTAACGTGAATTTAAAGTTGCGGACAGGGCTGGTGCAGAGACAGCAAGTATgattaaaaagaaactaaaggccaggcgtggtggcccacacctttaatcccagcacgtaggagaaagaggtaggaggattgtgagttcgaggccagctgaaactacatagtgaattgtagacCTGCtggggctacagcgagaccctaactcgtaaaaaaaagaaagagaaagaaagcaagccaggcgtggtggcacacgcttttaatcccagcactcaggaggcagaggtaggaggatcactgtgagtttgaggccaccctaaaactacatagtgaattcctggtcagcctgagctcgtgagaccctacctcgaaaattcaaaaagaaagaaacttcggGAGCTGGAGAAACGGTTCAatccttaaggcacttgcttgcaaagcttaacaacctaggttcaattccctagtacccacttaaagccaaatgcacaaagttgcagttcatttgcaaaggcaggaggccttggtacatctctttctatcttcctgtcaaataaataaaaaattaaaaaataaagccaggcatggtggcgcaggccttcaattccagcactcggaagatagaggtaagaggattgtcatgagtttgaggccaccctgagactacatggtgaattccaggtcagcctgagatagagtgaaaccatcccttgaaaaacaaaaataaaaaaataatataaaaataaattaaaatatatatacacatacaacttCTTTCTAAGGCTCCAaagaactgggtatggtggcacacacctttaattccagcacttgggagacagaggtaggaggattgctgtgagtttgagaccaccttgagaccacatggtgaattccaggttagcctaagctagagtgagaccctatcttgaaaaacaaacaaaaaacactggcgTAGTGCACTCagagacagaagtaagaggatcacggagtgaattcaaggccactcttagactccatagtgaattccagattagcctgggctagagtgaaaccctaccttgaaaaaccaaaaaaaaaaaaaaaggctccaagccaggtgtgctggctcatgcctttaataccagcattcaggaggcagctgtatttgaggccagcttgggaccatagagtgagttccaagtcagtcaggggtgaagtgagaacctacctggaagtgcaaaaagaaagaaaaaggctccAACTGTGTCtggggcaatggcttagtggttaaaggcacttgcttgcaaagcctgttggcccaggtttaattccccaaccacccaagGAAAGAGGAATTGAAAAAATGTTATAAGAGATCGGTTTATAGTGAGCAATGGCGAGAGATcttggtgtatgtgtgcacacacacgtgcaaataaatgatttcttcttttggttttttgaagtagagtctcactgtcgcccaggctgacctggaattcattatgtagtcccaggctggcctcaaactcacaatgatccttctacctctgccttctgagtgctgggattaaaagcatgcaccaccacacccagctaatttatttttatttattttcatttttttaaaaagacttatttaaactgggcatggtggcacatgcctttaaccccagaatgtgggaggcagaggtacgaggattgccatgagtttgacgtcactctgagactacatagtgaattccaggtcagcctggcctagaatgataccctaccttgaaaaacaaaaagattatttatttattagagagagagagagagagagagagagactgggcatgacagtgcctctcgccactgcaaatgaactccagatgcatgtgctaccttgtgcatctggcttatgtaggtcctggggagttgagcctgggtcctttggctttgcaggcaagctccttaactgctaaaccatctctccaatactaattttttttatataaatttatttttgtttatttttatttatttatttgagagttacagacagagaaagaagcagaaagagagaatgggtgcgccagggcttccagccactgtaaacaaactccagacatgtgcgctcccttgaacatctggctaacgtgggttcttaggcttcgcaggcaagtgcttaaccactaagccatctctccagccctaatttttttttttttaaggctctgacttgtgaaaatgcaaatttatttgAGTGGAGAGCCTGAAGTGAAAATGCAGCTGACAAGAGTTCCCTTCTAAAGGATTTGCCTAGGATAATATTTTCCAGACTTAACCACCAAGGCAGAGACCACTGCAGCTGTGGGAGAAGGGGGCTATGCCATATCTTGAGCGGTCAGCACAATCTGGTGGTTGTGTCCACAGGCTCTGGCTTTACAGGCTACAGGGTCCAGAAGGCTTGTACCTTCCAAGGTTCCAGAGAAAGCCACAGACACTGGGCAATGCGTGGCAGAATCAGACATTCAGTGGAGGTGAAGCGCAGGTGGTAGCTAAGACCCCAGGGTGCTACTAACACCTATGAGACTATGGGATTTCCTTTCTGCCAAGGAAAGCTAAAGACACAGAGTGGAGCTGGCCCCAAGACAGAAGTTACGTTGCTACACACAACAGAACTGGAGGGACACAGCTCCCAAGCCCATTGGGGTCcagatggagccacagggtgtgtTGTTTGCCTGCTGGCTTTTGTTCTGGCCTTTACGTGGTTTTTCCTTGCTTGtgtcccattcctcccttttggaatgagaATATGAATTCTGTGCTATCACAGACTAAGAGTCTGCGAGAAACTTGTGTTTCGATTTTATAGGGGCAGACAGTCAAGAGTTTGTGGACTGggcagatagcttagcagctagcAGTGCCAACttcgattcctcagggcccacataaagtcTGATGTACAGAGTAGTgcgtgtgtctggggtttgtttgcagtggcaagaggccctggtgtgcctgtgctTTCTCTCCtccagcctggtatggtggcgcacgcctttaatcccagcacttgggaggcagaggtaggaggattgccacgagttcgtggccaccttgagattatagagtgaattccaggtcagcctgggctagagtgagaccctacctcaaaaaaaattaaaaaaaaaaaaaaaaaaagagtatggcctggtatggtggtgcacacctttaatcccagcagtctggagtAAAAGGtaagtaggatcgctgtgagtttgaggccagcctgagactatctagtgaattccacgtcagcctgggtgaaaatgaggccctaccttgaaaaaccaaaaaaaataaaataaaataaaaagtttgagtctcagaagagactctcTACACTTATACTTTTAGAAAATTTTAGAAGTATTAGATATGGAATTTTTATGgaataaaaaaaaggaattttgcattatgagataaaTATGAGGCTTTAGGGgatagggatatatatatatatatatatatatatatatatatatatacatatatatatatatatatatatatatatatagttttgttttgttttgttttttggtttttcgaggtagggtctcactctagcccaggctgacctggaattcactgtggtgtctcagggtggccttgaactcatggcgatcctcctacctctgcctctagagtgttgggattaaaggcgtgcgccaccacgcccggcaaaatattttaaaaccaatatggtcagacatggtggcgcacgcctttaatcccagcactctagaggcagagatctgaggatcacagtgagttcaaggccagtttgagactatatagtgaattccaggtcagcctgcactagagcaagaccctacctcaaaaacagaacaaaataaaacaaaaaaaaagtgatgtgttTCCACTGGGCTTGATAGTTTATACCTGCAATCCCaatacaagtttgaggccagtctcatTTACATATCAAGTTCCAGGTTAGACAGGACTATGTAGCCACATCCTGTCTCtaaacagcaataataataagaatggtgggtgtggtggcacacgcctttaatcccagcactcgggaggcagaggtaggaggatcacagtgagttcaaggccaccctgaaactacatagtgaattccaggtcagcatggactagagtgagaccttacctccaaaaaccaaaaaaaaaataaataaataaaagataataatgatgatgatagatgTGTTTTGGTACCAAATTGACAAGGTGTGGATCTGTGATTGTTAATTTTCTTAACGTAATGGGATTTAGAATTACCGAGGATAGCCAGTGTGGTGGTCTATGTTTTTAATGCCAGTGCCAGGAGGGAACAGAGgtatgattgccatgagttctaggccatcctgagattgcatagtgaattccgggtcagcctgggctagagtgagaccgtacctttaAAAACCAACCCCACCCTACCCCCAAGAAAATAATCACCTAGGAAAagcctggtgtagtggtgcacacctttaatctcagcactcgggaggcagaggtaggaggatcactgtgactgaGACCAGCCTGTCACTACAGAGTGAGgatcaggtcagcttgggctagagtgagaccctgtcttgaaaacaataaccaccacaaaaatccaaacattaaatcCAGACTTTAAAAAGAGATTATAATATGTAGAAATAAATTCCAGATTTCTGGTTGGATATATGCAACTTTTAGAGTTGTCAATTATCTATAAATTCAGTGTAATTCCAATAAAATTCTGAAGAGGGGGCTCAAAGATGTCTCAGCCGTTAAGGCAATTgccaccttaatttttttctctcctctatttttttttttttttttctaggtagggtctctagcccaggctgacctggaatttgaaaGGACTAAGCCCATTttggggtgggtgtggtggtgcacgcctttaatcccagcacttgggaggctgaggtagcaggatcaccataaattcaaggccaccctgaaactacatagtgaattccaggtcagtctggaccagagtgagaccctatctcaaaacaacaacaacaaaaaaaaaccctccatttTCTAAGTTGACCATAGGAACTCCATTTTGTTAAACACTCTCCATATTGTTCATGTACTCTTGTTGATCCCCAATTCCAGGGAAGACAAGGTATTTCTCTGTAACTGAGCCAACCAATGAAAAGTCAGATCCCCTCTCTGAATACCCTCTATGCTTGCCAACATCCTGGCATCAAAGCAACTAGTTCCCTAACTATAGTTACATAGTTACAATGTATTTCTGCATCTGGAACCCACCAATTCTGTTAAAGGTCACCCCACTCCTCCCCTGGCTGTACATTGCCTAGTGCTTgcttgtgatttttctttaaaaagcctgTAAGCCACTCCTTTGGGGGGTCAAAGTACCAGCTCCCGAGTCTGGCTGCATCCCTGATCGATCAGCTATGTCTTGCCTTGGCTATAATAAACTTGCTCTGGTTTTTGAGCTTGAACATTCCCTGCCTCATTATTTGTGCGATTCCTgacccagcattttggaggcccCAGTAAGATTGTACAACTTGAGGCACAGGATCCTTGGTTCCAGGCCGCCTGCTAAATctattttggttttgatttttctggTCTTCTGGTGTCTAGACAATCTGAGGCTCAAAGGAGAATAGGCAGGTGTGCTATTGGTTGCAGAAGTGGAGGGGACTGGGGGATGCCTTGGCCCCTCCACTGGCCACTGGGTTGTCCACTTGCAACCCTTTGGATCTGGTTTAGGGtcaccaattattattattattatattattatataagtgaggtcaggggaagagattgagtaaaggacaggtggagggagggctaatcaaaatctaagaggatataaataaatcatatggaatcctacttttttggacaatggaacactcaggagccatagattattgctagaaaattttcagtgccagggaagggataccttccagtgagttgttggccagggaggctcctgatgccctcaaaacattacaggccattgccaaggcctttggtttcccaccaggaatagatggtaagaccctattgctgaagattccacatacttgggctgcaaggccactgagaaatcctgctggaactgagctaataacctcctccatgtagaccagctgacagaaaactggaagaagccattctgcatgcagttcaatgggagaaagggaaaacaCCAATGAATATACCcaactgtggacactgcaagctttatatttggccagccaggccaaatgagccaacgggtacaatagtggcacatctgtcatggtagaaaccaactgccctctaatttgactggaggtccactccatgggaggtaatataTCTCTgatcctgaaaacttaaaacaggggtagtcatgagccctaggggtgtaacgtctgctgctgtctggctaaatgtatatattatgcttatcaaactgcccagtaagcacttctcttaatgttcatacctttgtattaatgctattctcttttcagatggcagtgaccttggtatgactcagaaggcatcatgctgctggaaagaagtgaccagagtgctcactgctttaatatctctatcacaccttccaagactcagggtctaatgcggaagaggtggcggaaggaatgtaagagccaaagatagggtaggactccttacaacatgctccccctagacataaaatggcctggatatccatgacctcacagtgcctgactctacctacacaagaccatcataagaggaggaaaagatcatgacatcaaaagaaaagagagacttattgagatggggaggggatatgatggagaatggagtttcaaagggaaaagtgggggaagggagggtattaccatgggatattgtttgtaatCATTGGAAACTTCATTGTGCTTATCACCCCCAAAGCTCAgaacaggtagaaaggatgaatcagACTTTAAAGGAAACCCTATCTAAATTAACTCTTGAAACTGGTGAGGACTGGACAGCCTTCCTACTCTTTGCCCTGTTCAGCACCCAGAATACTCCTTACACTATGGCTTGACTccctttgagatcatttttgggAGGCCACCTCCCCTACTTCCCAAACTCCAGACAGAATTGCTAGCTGAGATATCTCAATTTAATTTTCTCGAATCTATCCAGGCACTACAGACAGCCCAGGATAATATCCTGACGCAAGTCTATGAGTTGCCACCTGCCAAACCCCATGGACACAAACCTGGGGACTGGGTTTGGGTCGAGAGATACCATAAAGAAAACCTTGGCCCGTGGTGGAAAGGATCACACTCTGTcatcctccccaccccaacaGCAGTCAAGGTAGACAGCACCTGGACTTGGATTCTCAGCTCCCACATCCAAACTCTTGCTGGACGGAAGACACAATGACCCCGACTCCAGATGGGGGGCTCAGCGACATCCAACCACCTGACCCTCTGCAAGTCAAGCTAGTTCGTCAGCCATTGTGACTTTAATTTCTTATCTCCTTCTAATACTTTATCTTTCAGAGTGTCCAGACTCCTAAACTCCTCATATGGCCCCCCATTGGCCAATGAATTCCCACCTTGTGTCTGGAGGCTGGCtgatacaaaaacagaaaaggtcCTATCTAGCCTTTCTCCCAGTGGCCTAAACCAACAACCTTACTTTCGGGTACACCCTGTAGACCTCTGGCCCTCTATTTGGGAGTTACCAAAGGGCCAAATTCCCTTTGGAAGCCTCAATTTACTTGCATACACTTATTACCTGTGCCCCATGGATCTATAAGTGGATGGTCGTCCTTGCACTGAAGGGACTAATTTTTGTGTAGAATGGGGATGTGAATCCTGAAAAACGGAAAGTCACCAATCCAGATCCCGACCTCTCTGTCCACCTTTCCCGCATCTACCCCTATAAGTCAAGTAGTTGGGGCCATGCATGTCATCCTAGTCACCTACTGGTAGAAAGATGGAAGCCAGACCTCAAGTCCTGGCAGATAGGAAGAACTTGGGGCTAAGAGCTTATATTCAAGGCCCAGACCCTGGGACTTCTTTTACTACTCAGTGTGTGCCCCAGAAGGAATCTATGCCCAATCTCCCCACCAGACTCCTAGCCTCTCTACATAGAGCTATACTGTCAAAGGCCTCCAGACCACCCCCAGAGACCTAACCTCTCCATCTGTTGCTACCCTAGTGGACCTAGTTAATGCCACATACTCATTCCTAAATTCTAGTACCCCTGATGCCACTAAAGACTGCTAGCTTTATCTGGACCctagaccacccccccccccattttacaGGCATGGCCTTTCACGACTCCCTTCCATTTTCTAAGCTATAGACTGTCCCCTCTAACAACTCTCACTCAGGACCTTGGTCATCCTCCATCACTGTGGGTGACATCTCAGGAAATGGCACCTGCTTTCGCTCTGACAACTATCAGTCAGAGAAAGGGCTCCCCTACCCGTCACGATGTCATCCTTCCTTCGCCCATGTTGTTCGAGTCTCCAACTCCTGGAAAGGATTGCTAGCTGCCCCCAACGGGGCAAGCTTTGCTTGTGCTCTAGGCTTGACACCTTGCCTCTCAGTGTCCTTGCTCACAAAGAAAAACAGCCCTGAATTCTGTATCTTAGTAATGGTTCTGCCCAGGATACTCTATTATGGAGGAGAAACAGGCCATTAACATCTAATCCCTTCTCTCGGCCCTTACAGTTTTCAGAGTTCCGTTCCCATTCTAATCCCCGCCTTAGTGGGAATGG
This is a stretch of genomic DNA from Jaculus jaculus isolate mJacJac1 chromosome 9, mJacJac1.mat.Y.cur, whole genome shotgun sequence. It encodes these proteins:
- the LOC101608691 gene encoding heterogeneous nuclear ribonucleoprotein A1-like produces the protein MSESESPKVPEQLRKLFIGGLNFETTDESLKRHFEQWGTLTDCVVMRHPNSKRPRGFGFVTYSSVEEVDAAMNARPHKVDGRVVELKRAVSREDSQRPGAHLTVKKIFVGGIKEETEEHHLRDYFEQYGKIEAVEILTDRDSGKKRGFAFVTFDDPDTVDKIVIQKHHTVNGRYCEVSKALSKQEMASSSQRGPSGSGNFGGRGRGFGGGDDFGCGGFGGGGYGDDGGDGYDGFGFDGGYGGGGPGYSGGSRGYGRGGQGYGNQGSGYGWGGSYDGYNHRGGGGRGSFGGGSGSYQEFCSYNHLASNFGPMKGGNFGGRSSGPYGGSDQYFARPQNQGGYGGSSSSSSSSSYGRGGRF